The sequence below is a genomic window from Acidobacteriota bacterium.
CGAAACAGCCGTCGCGCGTGACGCAGACGTCCGTCTCGATCGCGTCCGCCCCGATCTCGAGTGCCTTCTCGAAGGACGCCAGCGTGTTTTCGGGGGCGAACCGGGCCGCTCCCCGGTGGCCGATCACCCAGACCCGGCCCGCCGCGCGCCGCGCGGGCAGCGCCCGCCGGAACAAGCCCGCGAGGGACCGCACGATCCGCCGCGGGAGCGAGGCGTCGCCGAGGTACGTCATTTCACGAGATGCAGCCTCGTCTGGCGCGGGAGGACGAACGAGATCGTCCCGTCGGCGGCGATCGCCGCGTCCTCCTCCTGCATCATCGAGACGGGCTGGCCGTTCCACTCGGAAACCGGCGTCGTCGCCTGCAGCTCGATCGAGAACCACGCGGACGGGATCAGCTTCACGTCTCCGCGCCCCGGGATCGCCTGCTGGCGGTCCCAGAGGCCGACGATCGGACCCGCGCCGTGGCCGTGGTCCCCGATCGGGTGCGAGTAGACCGATCCCTCGAGCCCGGCCGCCTTCGCGGCGGCGAGCGCGTCGAGGAGCACCTCGTTGCCCGTGCGGCCCGGCTTCATCCGCGCGAGAACGAGGTCCTGCAGGCGGTTCGAGGCGAGAAGCGCCTTCTTCAAACCCTCGGGCGCGTCCGCCTCGCCCTCCCTGAGCACGTAGGCCATGTGCTGCGTGTCGGTGTTCAGGCCCATCGCCCTGATTCCGAAGTCGCAGTGCAGGACGTCGCCGCGCTGGATCACGACGGGCTTCGTCTCGGCGAGGCTGCTCTTCGCCGTCACGCCGGGGCGCTGAACGTCGACCGTCGGCGGGAACCACTCGCCGAGGCCCAGGTCGTTGACGCGCTGGCGCATCCACCAGACGACGTCCTCGGTCGTCGTGACGCCCGGCGTGATGACTTCGGCCGAGAACGCTTTCGCGATGATCCCGTGCGCGATTCCCAT
It includes:
- a CDS encoding aminopeptidase P family protein, producing MREQHAIRQEWVKERLEKVVPALMRKHGVAMWLVVCREYHEDPVFFSLVSPSTMAARRRTILVFHDRGPEKGVERLALGGGSNGGLYTVYRDPEVENRELWGNAQWALLRKLVDERKPAAIAVDVSKTHAFSDGLSAGDREELEEALGPWKEKIVRAELLPLEVIETRVPGMLPTYRRMMGIAHGIIAKAFSAEVITPGVTTTEDVVWWMRQRVNDLGLGEWFPPTVDVQRPGVTAKSSLAETKPVVIQRGDVLHCDFGIRAMGLNTDTQHMAYVLREGEADAPEGLKKALLASNRLQDLVLARMKPGRTGNEVLLDALAAAKAAGLEGSVYSHPIGDHGHGAGPIVGLWDRQQAIPGRGDVKLIPSAWFSIELQATTPVSEWNGQPVSMMQEEDAAIAADGTISFVLPRQTRLHLVK